The window TAGTGGTCTCGATCCGAGTAGATCTTGCTACGACCATTCGGCAAAGCTTTGGCCACCAACTCTGTCTCGTCGGGGTCGGCAATAAGATCCCTGCTTCCAGCCATCATCAGCACGGGCTGTCGAATCTTACCAATCCAGGTCTTCGGACTCACATCTGCGAGCGAAACAACTAGCCGACTATACATATAGAGATTTTTCACAGATTCGAACGGCCTAGAAACAAGTGGAGCGACATCAGCAGGAACTCGACCGCCAGCAATACCGATTACATTCTGTCCATCCGGAAGCGACGTTCCAAATAGGGAGTTCATTAGATCGCGATGCGCTGTTGCGTGTCGCAGGCTCCTGCTAATTCCGCCCATCAGAACGCGATAGCTCTTCTGATAAGAATTCGGCGCCAACAGATTATATGAGCCTGCAAGCAGTACAGCTTTCGCTATCGCATTAGGCTCAAGCAACATCGCCCTGAGAGTAACCAACGGGCCGGTACACCAGCCAACCACGTTTACCGTTTCAGCCCTGCAGAATTTCACGACTTCCAACAGATCCTGCACTTGCAGATCAAAGGAACAATCTGTCTGTTCTGAATAGATGTACTTGTCTGTGGTAATTCCCGCAGTGTTCCAAGATACGACCCTGAGGTCGCGTTGCTGCAACGCATTTACAACAAAGCGCCAAATACCGGGGGGCATAGCATATGCATTAGCCAAGACCACCACGCCTGGCGCTGGCCTACCCCAATCATAGATAAGAATTCTTTCCCCGGGGCGATGCGGC is drawn from Bradyrhizobium prioriisuperbiae and contains these coding sequences:
- a CDS encoding alpha/beta fold hydrolase produces the protein MSDVLEMASVSALPVPHRPGERILIYDWGRPAPGVVVLANAYAMPPGIWRFVVNALQQRDLRVVSWNTAGITTDKYIYSEQTDCSFDLQVQDLLEVVKFCRAETVNVVGWCTGPLVTLRAMLLEPNAIAKAVLLAGSYNLLAPNSYQKSYRVLMGGISRSLRHATAHRDLMNSLFGTSLPDGQNVIGIAGGRVPADVAPLVSRPFESVKNLYMYSRLVVSLADVSPKTWIGKIRQPVLMMAGSRDLIADPDETELVAKALPNGRSKIYSDRDHYFHFREPDIAEEVAQFFKTEGETIRSPEPSVTESTIGQASVRI